Within Styela clava chromosome 8, kaStyClav1.hap1.2, whole genome shotgun sequence, the genomic segment actattttatattccaTCTCTGCGAAGAAAAAATTGTTGTTGAATAAAGATATtgtaattatcaaattttagaCCATCATACTATTTGAATAACAATTATAATAATAGATACAATGAACGTTTCAAACAAGATAGTTTGCCTAAATTAAAAGCTGATTCCTATATCTATTATATGGATTTCTCCAATCTTATTGatgataaaatttaaatgaaatctTGTTAATAACAAAGATACCAAAATAACAAGTCCTAGTCctatttttcaatatgtttaACCATGGAATGAATCAGGTTTCAAATGCAAAATTATAACTCACTCTTGGTTTAGGATTTagatgaaaatacaaaaagaGTTCGACGACTTCTCTCTCTGTTAATATTCCCGATTGTGCAGGTCCTTGTGCAAACTCTTCTATTGACATTATTGGAAATCGTATCCAATTGATTGCATTTCCCAAAACTTTTCTTTTATTGTCCTTTGTAACTTCAAGTTCTTGCCTCTCACATTCGGCTTCTGCCCAACTAcaaattaacaaaatatattataatgaataataatgttgcAACTGCCAACAAACAGGTCTAAATTAAAATCAATGGTTTCTGCTTCCTAAATTATATGACTattattacatatttatcttagTTATATTGCCTATCAGTAATATTACAGATATACCATAATTGAGTAAGAAATTGCATATAGTATGCAGCATCATTTGAAGCTTGACCTAGAAGTAAAGTTGGTCTGTCATATAGCCATAATTCCCCGCTTGAAAACGACTTGAGAGTCAAGTCATAGAGTTAGAATCTCAATtctttaagaaaaaaaaaacattaaacacAGTGAGTAAATAATAAGTTCATGAATTATCCTTGCAAACAAAGTGTGTAAACCCTCACTTTTCAGCTGCAACAAATAGTTTGCTTTCCCGGATTCCGAGTGTATCCCGCTCCAACACTGATTTTAAAGTTTCATAGTCTATGTCAGTAAAACCTGAGAAACAAAGAAATAATGAAGCGATGAGAGCATTAATATTACCTCAATGGTAGCCTTTAAATGTGTACAAAACAAGTGTTCTTATACAAAGGTCAGAATTATTCAATTATGAATTATAGATCTTTCTTCCCTTACAATTAATAAAGTTGGTAATatcttaaaatatttgaatgtagaaatatttcaaaaaattttcatagcTATTATCGATGAAAGAGAAATGGAAAAGATGATGTAATCATATAGAAAGTACAGCATATAGTTAACGATCCTGTTCGGGTATGTGCTAGTCACTAAATTGTTTTAGCGACTTAGCGTAGACATTAAAGTATTcacaatgaaaatattctacTGAATAACAAGCTTATATACAGGATACTGGACAAAACGATGATACTCATccatttaaatttataaatgataaagtggcaatataataaaataccatCTGCACTCAATGCTTCAGCAGTGTTTTGATCGATGCTTTCAAGACAAAGCGATGCAAGTTGTGGTTCATCAAATAATCTTGCTTGAGTCAAGAGCATGAAAGCATTATGTGGTCCTAGATTTTTCTTCAGAAAATCGACACAATGAGATTCAAGCGCAGGTACTGCATACTTTTTTGCTGTATATctgataacaaataaattaattaatctcaatcaatagaaaaaataatgagGTATTCAAGTGAATCAAGCATTAGGAATAATATATTGGTCTTGATAAGGAATAAAGCAAGTGTTCTATCAGCGTTATTCGAAATGAACAAAATATGGAGGTCAAGACACTTCATGCTTCAAATAGACTGTTACATCATCAAATCCGGAAAATATGACTGTAACTTACAAAGTTGTCATGACTGTTTCAGGCCCAATGTTCACTTCATCGGTGTATAAAAATCGCAATAATTCTAAAAATGCAGCAGCTTCAACATCAGGCAATTCAACCTCATTTGATTGTGTAGCAAGTATTCCATTGAACATTGCATCAAAAACTGCACTTCCAGCAGACAACACAAACTGTAAgaaaaaacatacaaatattGTTACCAAAAAACTTcttgtaaataaataaagtgtACTGATCACAAAAATTTCCCACCTTATGAGCTGGTATTCGCTGTGTCTGTATTCCTCTTCCAACAATGAACCGAACATCTGATAAGATTTCATTGTTATGAAGATATTGGAATCTTTCTTTCAAGGTAGCTTTTGTAGCTTGCCAGTTATAAAGTGGTCTCGATGATGCCACCGGGCGCACACCAACCACTGGCTGTGGTCGTGGCTCTCTATCTCTCACTATAATTCCTTGGGCAGCAGCACCCTCCGCCCTAGGAGCAGCATTTGCCATCAGGTTTCTATTCGGAATTCCAGCAACAGCACCTACAGGTGGTCTATGATTTGAATTGTTTCCATTTCCTGCACCATTATTACCATTCGCTGGATTGCCTTCTATCTCATTTTCACCAAcatcatttatattattttgttcattttcttcAATTTGCATTGGCCCAGCCAAAACCAGATTTTGTGGAGCTGCATTATTTTGTGCCATGCCTCATTAATATAACAAATCACCACAGTATTGATAGAAACATTATAGGTACCAGGTATCAACacctaaatacagaaatatttagTTATATTGTTATACAGTCGGacagtatgtgtgtgtgtgtgtgaaaTAATTCATTAATTTTAGGTGAAGTGAACACATACTATATTCTGTATGTTTTAAACCTTACTAATAAACTCATTATTTATTATAGTTACTGTATGCTGGTAATAGTGTATAACTGTGTGGGAATCGAGGATACCACAATGCAGTAAGCTGGTACAGTACTGGGCAAAGTGAAAGGTTCtattgtatattatattttgctaaataaaaaaaaacatcattaGCAAGCACAATGCCAAAAACATAatttcttgaatatttttaaaaattaggtCAAAAAATTCACCACAACATGCCATATCCAGACATCACAATATAGAGATATAGCTGACTGAGCTGGGATAGATATTTACcagtaaatattaaataaagaaTTATAGACATAAAAGTAAACAATCATATACGCCAATAACATCAGAATATTTTTATCAGGGGCATTATTTCCCTGTTATTCCTAGttttatttgttgattttgTTGTACAAATTagtagttttttttaatttttttttttaatgatgataaaaaacataaataaaatattatcaaaaaatatgacCAACAGTACATTAATAATATGATATACATGGTTATTATAAATCCAAGGAAAAACTCGTCACCGTCATTATccttttttttatgatttccaTAGGTCACCATCATTTATATGATTACAATAGTAGTATTTTTAGATAAAGCATGTATTAACAAGTTTTTCCAATTAACATTTATCTACCTATTACGATATACACATACACCTATATATACATTTGGATACATACttctatatattatatagataaCTGGCTTTAGACAGAGTTACACAATAAATTTAGCTCTCTTGCAAAATTAGGAAATTTCGTAAgttgttcaattttatttccaCATTTCGAAGTATTGTTACTCCTCATCGAGTTGACTATTTTATCATTTGCTTTTCTTGCCTAGCGTCTTGcaaagtaatttttttcaatttcatgaaTTCTATGATAACTTTATAATACTCACGAGTTTGTAGACTACCGTATGGCCTATGCTCTACACcgggggtcggcaaccttttgtcgctcgtgggccgaaattaaaggttgcaagtcattggcgggtcgcacatatttttggaaagttaaaaatcgaatggatgaccgatgaatcacattttatcacacagatcagaagtaaAATTttaagcagtgcgcgaagactgaccattttactgttctaatattttttgcgccattaaaccatctgcacttagcatcaacttttctgcgttttgttgccatttgtctaaattataattaaattataggctcatgaaacgagtaattgtgaattatatagaCTACtttttaggttataatataatttagtaataaaagaatttttgtgtaaagaatataatcgacaaaacagctataatttgttactataattcagtgaagcgtcatgggccggattatattcctccgcgggccggatccggcccgcaggTTGCCGACCTCTGCTCTAcactattacagtattatttagACTACAGATATACCATAATATAAGCCTAATTTTGTAATCGTTATCCTATTTTGAACTCTCTAAAATTTAAGACAGTTAGCCTATTGCGTGTGGGCTGAGCGAGAGCCGAGAGTGGGCTGGGGTAACATTGGTCTATTGCAGTATTGTTGTGGTTATCACTATCATCGCATATATCAGTACCGTATATATTCCTACTGATATAGACTAATATATTGCCGACACAGTGATAGGAATCGCATCGGGCAGTGGGGGCAACGGTCCCATTATGGACAGTGCAATTTTACTAGCGGACTAAGGACAATCAGTTACATTTAATGTTTCGCTGACCCCTATCTTAACTTCGTAAAAATTCTATGTAGGCCTATAATGGCATACCGGTACCTGTAATTGACACTCGACCATCACAAATCTCTTTCCCTTTTTCACTAGATGGCGCTTGTAAACTGTGTCGGTGTCGGGGTGTCACACAGCCTCTACCAGCCTAGCCGCGGATCACGCAGAACCGCCGTAGCCATGCAGGCGATGTTGATCGAAAATGGCGGCCATTTTCCATTGTTGCGCAACTTGGGTATATATGGGCTTTGGTGTCACATATTGGAAACTTTCATTTTATCAAATGCTCAaacaaatgtcaatataaattttttgataTCTTCAATTATGAAAACAAACTACAAAAAAACGAGTCCATGTTATAATCATGCTTGAAAATCTTACGCTACTGTTGAATGCGTAATGACATCGAGAACAAGAAAGTCGTGGAAATATCCTATAGTGATTTATTCTTGACAACATTGTATATTTATCGTGTATACGGTAAACCTCAATGCTTGGCAAGCTAATATGACTCCTCGCGCTCCAACAATGTGAGGAGTTGCAATAATATTGAGTGAAGGACAGTGACTTGCAGCCCAGGGAAGCTAAGGGAAAGCTCTGTTTAATGGATCGATGTGCGGTAGTTTGTTGACTTTGTAATACATCCATGTATTTGCGTCACTACCAAAATCAATATGTATTACCCGGACCAGACACTGGGAAGGGGATGTAGATACAACTGACATGACGCTCTGAATAGGTATGATAAATAGAACAAACACGTAGATTATGTTATTAAAAAAACACCCCCCTCCAAAAAAGGGTTCAGAACCGATGCAATACGTGGTATCAATGTATTCGagatagattttttttaaatgtatcctCATCTACGAACTCACTGAATGGACCCGGTGCTCACTGAAGCTTTATTACCAAATGACGCAGAAATAAGTAGGATATTCATTAATTCATTTCTTCACCATACTGAAAATACAaactatacatacacaaattcagagaaaataaaaaatcgCACTTCAGGATGAAAGGAGACGCCGAAAACCAATTCGGGTTATCGAGCGCGGCACCCTTGGAACAGTCTAACAACGCAATatatcacaatatatatatatatatatgtaggaATGTTCTCATTGTAAAACTACTAAACAAAATTATTGCATGTACAAAATCACCAAAAGACAGGAAATGTCTTTTTCACCATCCTATTTCTTGAACGTCAGAATACATTCCCGTTCTTCGTTTACGGGCTTCAATAACTTCTTTGCTCATCGATCGACGGTCATAAGCTTGACCAATAAGGGCCATGAAATCGATAAAAATTGTTGCCAGATTAAGTTTCATTCCGTATTCACTTGCTGCATAGTCGTGAGGAAATGTATGATGATAATTGTGAAATCCCTCACCTGCGAAAAAATATCAAGTTGAACTGCCTGGCCTAGTACTTCTTGTCACTTAATTCTCCAATGTGAATCTCATAGGCTTATTACTATTTAACCAAATGCAATTCAAAGATGAGGTtagtcaaaaataaaatgaagtaGCGTATATGATGCTTGCATATGCCCACTCACCTAACACGATCCacgtcaaaaataaattttcaacagGGTGTATGCTTCTGTCGTAAGGACGATTTCCATACATATGTGCAACGCTGTTAACGCACCATGCTAGGTGCAATGAAACGCAGTAGCGCAATGCAGCCATACAATATGCATTCCAAATGGTCTCTCCACCAAAATACCACGGTATCACCGACGGCAACACAAAGCAAATCGAGATAGCCAAGGGAACGTAAAATctgaatacaaaaatataaactttagGTTAATTTTACTGTAGTTCGTATTACAGAATTCTAACCTTGTCAGAATTGTCACCTTTCCACTCTCTCGGACTAAATATGAAACCTATCCGAAAATGTCATATGAAACTTAGCTGTGcgcaacatatatatatatagagtcTCAATACGGTTTTTTGTGATCGAATAAATTCATATAAACATTATTATTGATCCCACCTGTGTTGAAATCGAACCACTGGATCCTTCATCAAATCATCTATTTGAATAGTTCGTCCTTTCTTTGCAACGTCTGGATGTTTTCGAATGAGCAACCAACCCATATGACTGAAGAAAAATCCACGGCATGCGTTATGTGGGTCTGCGTCCGTCTCTGAATATTTGTGATGAGTTCGATGATCTCGGCACCAATCAAATAATGAATTCTGAAAATAAAGTTATGAAGTGTTGATCTGTATGGCCATAGGTTATAATATATAAGCgcatttaaaattgttttgcaaaTTATACCTGAAGAGCCAAGCAATCCAAAATCATCAAAAAGATCCGCAGCGGAAGTTTTGCTTTGTATGCTCTGTGCGTCCACAAGCGATGTGCTCCCGCAGTTACTCCGAGTAGAGCCAGTACATGAGATACAATGGCTGAAATGGAAATTTCGATAAATGATCTTCTATCCGCGTGGTATTATCAATATATCTGCCGTATATTATATAtgtgcaatttaaaaaatttcagtcCACTAAATTAAATTTCTGGATTAAAAGAATACTTGTTTGAAAACACATTCCCTATATATTTGCACATATTGTAATGCACTTCCTTCTCCAAACAAACCCACGACATTGTTTGTTTTACAGTAATAAATCAATGTTGAACCCTTGATCAACGAGAATGCAAACAATATGCCGACTGACCTTGGTTTCGCTGGAATTATAGGAAAGCCTTGGTTCGAAAGATTATTATAGGAAGTCCACAATAGATACCAAAGTTTGTTTTCACAATACCACTGAAGTGTGAAATTTACTGGTAATTTCTTGGTATTTGTATTAcgaattttcagaaaaataataGATAAGAACACCATTAGACAAGAAAAGATTTTAGCTTGCAATTTTCGGGAAATATCTATGTTTGAAAATTATCTTCAATGAACTCCGCAGTATATTAGCAACCATATGGTATTTTTCAAATCGGAAAGAGTAATTTCCCATTGGATTTACTAATTGAAAAATTCCCAAAAAAATTTCTAGTATAACTTGGTCGAAAATCTTTTTTATCAACCTTCAGCTATAATTTATTTACCGAAAAATATTAGTGTGACATCTTACATTTTAGTGACGT encodes:
- the LOC120346039 gene encoding BTB/POZ domain-containing protein 1-like: MAQNNAAPQNLVLAGPMQIEENEQNNINDVGENEIEGNPANGNNGAGNGNNSNHRPPVGAVAGIPNRNLMANAAPRAEGAAAQGIIVRDREPRPQPVVGVRPVASSRPLYNWQATKATLKERFQYLHNNEILSDVRFIVGRGIQTQRIPAHKFVLSAGSAVFDAMFNGILATQSNEVELPDVEAAAFLELLRFLYTDEVNIGPETVMTTLYTAKKYAVPALESHCVDFLKKNLGPHNAFMLLTQARLFDEPQLASLCLESIDQNTAEALSADGFTDIDYETLKSVLERDTLGIRESKLFVAAENWAEAECERQELEVTKDNKRKVLGNAINWIRFPIMSIEEFAQGPAQSGILTEREVVELFLYFHLNPKPRVRFSDRPRCCLTGKEQCVHRFMEVAQRWGYSGTSDRIRFRINRKIYIVGFGLYGAIHGPADYQVNLQIVVTDTGVVIGQNDTGFSSDGSDKKFRVMFKEPVEILPNVTYAACATLNGPDSYYGTRGHRKVTHESPNGTKTQFCFTYASGNNNGTSPDDGQIPEIIFYT
- the LOC120346179 gene encoding stearoyl-CoA desaturase 5-like, with product MNILTSELSNQACQQESFIDFTFPSSKCETSDTIANQREKIKQEPATENSSEEVHQSEKAPQKKYVWKFILKNVILMSGLHIISIYAIFRLPHMKMFTILSAIVSHVLALLGVTAGAHRLWTHRAYKAKLPLRIFLMILDCLALQNSLFDWCRDHRTHHKYSETDADPHNACRGFFFSHMGWLLIRKHPDVAKKGRTIQIDDLMKDPVVRFQHRFYVPLAISICFVLPSVIPWYFGGETIWNAYCMAALRYCVSLHLAWCVNSVAHMYGNRPYDRSIHPVENLFLTWIVLGEGFHNYHHTFPHDYAASEYGMKLNLATIFIDFMALIGQAYDRRSMSKEVIEARKRRTGMYSDVQEIGW